From Acidihalobacter aeolianus, a single genomic window includes:
- the ccoS gene encoding cbb3-type cytochrome oxidase assembly protein CcoS, translated as MNILYLLLPLAGLLALIAVLAFVWTVKSGQYDDLDGPPQRMLMDDDDPRLPGRDAGTDKRPGSGRS; from the coding sequence ATGAATATCCTCTACCTGCTGCTGCCGCTCGCCGGGCTGCTGGCGCTGATTGCCGTACTGGCCTTCGTCTGGACCGTGAAAAGCGGGCAGTACGACGACCTGGACGGGCCGCCGCAGCGCATGCTGATGGACGACGACGATCCGCGTTTGCCCGGTCGGGATGCAGGTACAGACAAGCGCCCCGGCTCGGGTCGCAGCTGA
- the ccoG gene encoding cytochrome c oxidase accessory protein CcoG has protein sequence MAPEIPIAIYPRSVKGRFRNLKYAILILAYTVFFLLPWMRWERATGPQQAVLFDLPSRHFYFFDLVVFPQNIFWLAILLLIAALLLFFVTGIAGRVWCGYFCFQTLWTDAYLLIERWVQGERPARMRLRAHGWTAERIGKLALTHAMWLALAFWTGFTFAAYWADAPRLLTSFVSGSAPFAAYATVLLLTATTYLFAGVVREQVCTYMCPYARFQSVMFDRDTLIVSYDRNRGEGAGGRHKVTRALKSRDERQAAGHGDCIDCGYCVQVCPTGIDIRDGLQVECIHCALCVDACDGIMRNLGWRTGLIGYTSERALEGGRTRFFKLKTWGYGAALLLAALLLVNSVATRAAFDASVRQTRQPLTVMLSDGSIQNSYAIVVNNTSVHDLELRVGVVGLAGASMSVQPADEIELHPEESLTIYVKLRLTLQAKAPKRIPFDFALVPEEGASAPLKVPSQFYTR, from the coding sequence ATGGCCCCTGAAATACCGATCGCGATCTATCCGCGATCGGTCAAGGGGCGTTTCCGCAACCTCAAGTACGCGATATTAATCCTGGCGTACACGGTGTTCTTCCTGTTGCCCTGGATGCGTTGGGAGAGGGCCACTGGCCCGCAGCAGGCGGTGCTGTTCGACCTGCCGAGCCGGCACTTCTATTTCTTCGATCTGGTGGTGTTCCCGCAGAACATCTTCTGGCTGGCGATATTGCTGCTGATTGCGGCGCTGCTTCTGTTTTTCGTCACCGGCATCGCCGGGCGCGTGTGGTGCGGCTACTTCTGCTTCCAGACCCTGTGGACCGATGCATATCTACTGATCGAACGCTGGGTTCAGGGTGAACGACCCGCGCGCATGCGGCTGCGCGCGCACGGCTGGACGGCCGAACGCATCGGTAAGCTGGCGCTGACCCATGCCATGTGGCTGGCGCTTGCGTTCTGGACCGGGTTCACCTTTGCCGCCTACTGGGCCGATGCGCCCCGGCTGCTGACGTCTTTCGTGTCCGGCAGTGCGCCGTTTGCCGCCTATGCAACCGTCCTGCTGCTGACCGCCACGACCTATCTCTTCGCCGGCGTCGTGCGCGAACAGGTATGTACCTACATGTGCCCCTATGCGCGTTTCCAGAGCGTGATGTTCGACCGGGATACGCTGATCGTCAGCTATGATCGCAACCGGGGCGAGGGTGCTGGCGGACGGCACAAGGTGACGCGTGCGCTCAAGAGCCGCGATGAGCGTCAGGCGGCCGGGCACGGCGACTGCATCGATTGCGGCTACTGCGTGCAGGTGTGTCCGACGGGCATCGATATCCGCGACGGTCTGCAGGTGGAGTGCATCCACTGCGCACTGTGCGTGGACGCCTGCGACGGCATCATGCGCAATCTGGGCTGGCGAACCGGGCTGATCGGCTATACCTCCGAACGTGCGCTCGAAGGTGGCCGTACGCGCTTCTTCAAGCTCAAGACCTGGGGTTACGGCGCCGCGTTGTTGCTGGCTGCGCTGTTGCTGGTGAACAGCGTGGCCACACGGGCCGCATTCGATGCGAGCGTGCGCCAGACCCGGCAGCCGCTGACCGTCATGCTGTCGGACGGCAGCATCCAGAACAGCTATGCCATCGTCGTGAACAATACCTCGGTGCACGATCTCGAACTGCGTGTGGGTGTGGTCGGGCTGGCCGGTGCGAGCATGAGCGTGCAGCCCGCCGACGAAATAGAACTCCATCCGGAGGAAAGCCTGACCATTTACGTGAAATTGCGGCTGACGCTGCAAGCTAAGGCTCCCAAACGGATACCTTTCGATTTCGCACTCGTCCCCGAAGAGGGGGCATCCGCCCCCCTCAAAGTGCCGAGCCAGTTCTACACGAGGTAA
- the ftsE gene encoding cell division ATP-binding protein FtsE — protein sequence MILLQHVGKRYDTGQEALADVSFSLDGGEMAFLTGHSGAGKSTLLKLIAMIERPTRGQILVNGRNLGTVGNRHVPYYRRQIGMIFQDHHLLYDRSVGDNVALPLVIAGLRHAEIQRRVRASLDKVGLLHKERALPVTLSTGEQQRVGIARAVVNKPPILLADEPTGNLDPELSLEVMSLFDEFNRVGVTVLVASHDHELIRLMDKRVISLYAGRLEDDPTHAVPHR from the coding sequence ATGATCCTGCTGCAGCACGTCGGCAAGCGCTACGACACGGGCCAGGAGGCCCTGGCCGACGTCAGCTTTTCCCTGGATGGCGGCGAGATGGCCTTTCTCACCGGGCACTCCGGGGCCGGCAAGAGCACCCTGCTCAAGCTGATTGCGATGATCGAGCGTCCGACGCGCGGCCAGATCCTGGTCAACGGCCGCAATCTCGGCACCGTCGGCAACCGGCATGTCCCCTATTACCGCCGCCAGATCGGCATGATCTTCCAGGACCACCACCTGCTCTACGACCGCAGCGTGGGCGACAACGTCGCCCTGCCGCTGGTGATAGCCGGCCTGCGCCATGCCGAGATCCAGCGCCGCGTGCGCGCCTCGCTGGACAAGGTCGGCCTGCTGCACAAGGAACGCGCCCTGCCGGTGACGCTGTCGACCGGAGAACAGCAACGCGTCGGCATCGCCCGCGCGGTGGTCAACAAGCCGCCGATCCTGCTCGCCGACGAACCCACCGGCAACCTGGACCCGGAACTGTCGCTGGAGGTGATGAGCCTGTTCGACGAGTTCAACCGCGTGGGCGTGACGGTGCTGGTCGCCAGCCACGACCACGAACTGATCCGCCTGATGGACAAGCGCGTGATCAGCCTTTACGCGGGCCGTCTCGAAGACGACCCCACGCATGCGGTGCCGCACCGATGA
- the ccoP gene encoding cytochrome-c oxidase, cbb3-type subunit III gives MMDEPNKQRDGSEVGTTGHVWDGDLQEYNNPLPTWWIWAFYGTVVFAVVYWFLYPAWPIGKTFTRGVETVTYTQANGKQTTVPWSSRAEFVHDMQSGPEAIKQKTWLEKASQASMQQLGTDPQLLDFTMKIGKRLFGDNCAACHGAGGQGVLGHYPNLTDDAWLWGGSLAEIRQTIAQGRHGFMPSFQGSFTATQLTDLAEFVLSLSGTQGGNPEAVQRGARLFRSDQAGCFYCHTAAGTGNRAVGSANLADHVWTIADVSGSPSYAGKLAAVEGVIKQGVQRQMPAWDHRLSQTEIKLLAVYVHALGGGS, from the coding sequence ATGATGGACGAACCTAACAAACAGAGGGACGGCTCCGAAGTGGGAACGACGGGTCACGTCTGGGACGGCGACCTTCAGGAATACAACAATCCATTGCCCACTTGGTGGATCTGGGCCTTCTACGGCACGGTGGTTTTCGCCGTGGTGTACTGGTTCCTGTACCCGGCATGGCCGATCGGCAAGACGTTCACCCGCGGTGTGGAGACCGTCACCTACACGCAGGCGAACGGCAAGCAGACCACCGTGCCCTGGAGCAGCCGCGCCGAATTCGTGCACGACATGCAGTCCGGGCCGGAGGCGATCAAGCAGAAGACCTGGCTCGAAAAAGCCTCTCAGGCCTCGATGCAGCAACTCGGCACCGACCCGCAACTGCTCGACTTCACCATGAAGATCGGCAAGCGCCTGTTCGGCGACAATTGCGCGGCATGTCATGGCGCAGGCGGTCAGGGTGTGCTCGGTCACTATCCCAATCTGACCGACGATGCCTGGTTGTGGGGAGGCAGTCTGGCCGAGATCAGGCAGACCATCGCACAGGGACGCCACGGCTTCATGCCATCCTTCCAGGGAAGCTTCACGGCAACGCAGTTGACCGATCTGGCGGAGTTCGTGCTGAGCCTTTCCGGAACTCAGGGCGGCAATCCCGAAGCGGTGCAGCGCGGCGCGCGTCTGTTCCGCAGCGATCAGGCCGGCTGTTTTTATTGCCATACGGCGGCCGGTACCGGCAATCGCGCCGTCGGTTCGGCGAATCTCGCCGACCACGTTTGGACGATTGCCGACGTGTCCGGATCGCCCAGTTATGCCGGCAAGCTGGCCGCGGTGGAGGGGGTGATCAAACAGGGCGTGCAGCGCCAGATGCCGGCCTGGGATCATCGTTTGAGCCAGACGGAGATCAAGTTGCTGGCGGTCTACGTACACGCGCTCGGCGGCGGCAGCTAG
- a CDS encoding FixH family protein — translation MQDQVLSTNLVSTLGIGVSLAFLVYVLLYRFTRMRGKQVGLIVAVLVLAFYTPYAAFNWQGLDVLAIHLVLYLVTPYGLSIITTHWEGHRELHVGKRWFNWAPAIIVMFLGSVAMVDAVIINFAENGVSPQTASWLLPSPEHDVEVRSDFPGVVPHDYQDKTEDYASYLERLEAQERLGWQLRKGFLGVPRANGAEIFQVEISDRDGHPLSQASVSGRFMRPSNEADDRIFQMREVKPGLYQASIELPYPGRWDLLLDVKRGDDLYEERGQTVVEPARGEEAG, via the coding sequence ATGCAGGATCAAGTGCTGTCCACGAATCTCGTGAGTACCCTGGGCATCGGGGTCAGTCTGGCATTCCTGGTCTACGTGCTGTTGTACCGGTTCACGCGCATGCGCGGAAAGCAGGTCGGCCTGATCGTCGCGGTGCTGGTGCTGGCCTTCTACACCCCCTACGCCGCGTTCAACTGGCAGGGGCTGGACGTGCTGGCGATCCATCTCGTGCTGTATCTGGTCACGCCCTATGGACTCAGCATCATCACCACGCACTGGGAGGGTCACCGCGAACTGCATGTGGGCAAGCGGTGGTTCAACTGGGCCCCTGCGATCATCGTCATGTTCCTCGGCAGCGTTGCCATGGTCGATGCGGTGATCATCAATTTCGCCGAAAATGGTGTTTCGCCGCAGACGGCATCTTGGCTGCTGCCTTCCCCGGAGCACGACGTCGAGGTGCGTTCCGACTTTCCCGGTGTGGTTCCGCACGACTATCAGGACAAAACGGAGGATTACGCCAGCTATCTGGAACGCCTGGAGGCACAGGAACGTCTGGGATGGCAGCTGCGCAAGGGTTTTCTCGGTGTGCCGAGGGCGAACGGCGCCGAGATCTTCCAGGTCGAGATCAGCGACCGTGACGGGCATCCCCTATCTCAGGCCAGCGTGAGCGGGCGTTTCATGCGCCCCTCCAACGAGGCCGACGACCGGATCTTCCAGATGCGTGAGGTCAAGCCGGGGCTGTATCAGGCGAGTATCGAGTTGCCGTATCCGGGCCGCTGGGATCTGCTGCTCGACGTCAAGCGCGGAGACGACCTCTACGAAGAGCGTGGGCAGACCGTCGTCGAGCCCGCGCGCGGCGAGGAGGCCGGTTGA
- the rpoH gene encoding RNA polymerase sigma factor RpoH yields the protein MSKQLATIHGTTLPSLNSGSLESYIAAVHRLPVLSAEDERSLARRLHQHNDLEAARKLVLHNLRFVVQVARGYRGYGLPLGDLIQEGNIGLMKAVKRFNPEMGVRLVSFAVHWIRAEIHEFILRNWRIVKVATTKAQRKLFFNLRSAKKRLGWLNQEEVETVARDLGVSPREVLEMESRLSSQDTAFDPEPASDSEDKVFSPSAYLTDERPDPAALLEEEDWESHHQERLHSAMADLDARSQDILRRRWLTEPKATLHELAEEYNVSAERIRQLESNALRKLKGAMVA from the coding sequence ATGAGCAAACAGTTGGCCACCATTCATGGCACCACTCTGCCGAGCCTCAACTCGGGCAGCCTGGAAAGCTATATCGCGGCCGTGCATCGCCTGCCAGTGCTCTCCGCCGAGGATGAGCGTTCGCTCGCACGCCGGCTGCACCAGCACAACGACCTGGAAGCGGCACGCAAGCTCGTGCTGCACAACCTGCGCTTCGTCGTGCAGGTTGCACGCGGCTATCGCGGCTACGGCCTGCCGCTCGGCGACCTGATTCAGGAAGGCAACATCGGCCTGATGAAGGCGGTCAAGCGCTTCAATCCGGAAATGGGCGTGCGCCTGGTGTCCTTCGCCGTGCATTGGATACGCGCCGAAATCCACGAATTCATCCTGCGCAACTGGCGCATCGTCAAGGTCGCAACCACCAAGGCCCAGCGCAAGCTGTTTTTCAATCTGCGCAGCGCCAAGAAGCGCCTGGGCTGGTTGAATCAGGAAGAGGTGGAGACCGTGGCGCGCGATCTCGGCGTCAGCCCGCGCGAGGTGCTCGAAATGGAGTCGCGGCTTTCCAGCCAGGATACGGCTTTCGACCCCGAGCCGGCCTCGGACAGCGAGGACAAGGTATTTTCGCCCTCCGCCTACCTCACCGACGAGCGCCCGGATCCGGCCGCGCTGCTGGAGGAGGAGGATTGGGAGAGTCACCACCAGGAACGCCTGCACAGCGCGATGGCGGATCTGGACGCACGCAGCCAGGACATCCTGCGCCGCCGCTGGCTGACCGAGCCCAAGGCCACGCTGCATGAGCTGGCCGAGGAGTACAACGTTTCGGCCGAACGCATCCGGCAGCTGGAAAGCAACGCCCTGCGCAAGCTCAAGGGTGCGATGGTTGCCTGA
- the rsmD gene encoding 16S rRNA (guanine(966)-N(2))-methyltransferase RsmD codes for MTARRRYRRPSARNQLRIIGGRWRGRRIEFPDAEGLRPTADRVRETLFNWLQGPLPGARCLDLFAGSGALGLEAASRGAGEVVLVEAAPAVAAALSASVARLGAEHVDVLHIDAQRYLQGNPEPFDIVFLDPPFAQDAQGALLETLSGCGWLAHEAWIYLEYPADRPLPALPGGMELHRHQRAGQAAYALLRWTASDGTDGGAEVDE; via the coding sequence GTGACGGCGAGGCGCCGCTATCGCCGCCCCTCGGCGCGCAATCAGCTGCGCATCATCGGCGGGCGCTGGCGCGGCCGGCGCATCGAATTCCCCGACGCCGAAGGCCTGCGCCCCACCGCGGACCGCGTGCGCGAAACCCTGTTCAACTGGCTGCAGGGGCCGCTGCCCGGCGCCCGTTGCCTCGATCTCTTTGCGGGCAGCGGCGCGCTCGGTCTGGAGGCCGCCTCGCGCGGCGCCGGCGAGGTGGTGCTGGTCGAAGCCGCGCCGGCCGTGGCCGCGGCGCTGTCCGCGAGCGTCGCCCGTCTAGGCGCCGAGCACGTCGACGTGCTCCACATCGACGCGCAGCGCTACCTGCAGGGGAACCCCGAGCCGTTCGACATCGTGTTTCTCGATCCACCCTTTGCGCAGGACGCCCAGGGGGCACTCCTGGAAACCCTGAGCGGGTGCGGCTGGCTCGCGCACGAGGCCTGGATCTACCTGGAATACCCCGCCGACCGGCCGTTGCCGGCGCTGCCCGGCGGGATGGAGCTGCACCGGCACCAGCGCGCCGGACAGGCGGCCTACGCACTTCTGCGCTGGACGGCGAGCGACGGGACGGACGGCGGCGCGGAGGTGGACGAATGA
- a CDS encoding cbb3-type cytochrome oxidase subunit 3 — MAEIWQSLVELASHKTTLLALLFPLFVGIVIYTYTNKRRSARLETYRYMPFEDEKGAQEDGQEKRSRRGGDDGRT, encoded by the coding sequence GTGGCTGAAATCTGGCAATCACTGGTCGAACTCGCGAGCCACAAGACAACGCTGCTGGCTTTGCTGTTCCCGCTGTTCGTGGGCATCGTGATCTACACCTATACCAACAAGCGGCGTTCCGCGCGTCTCGAAACCTATCGTTACATGCCGTTCGAGGACGAGAAGGGCGCCCAAGAAGACGGGCAGGAAAAGCGGTCTCGCAGAGGGGGCGATGATGGACGAACCTAA
- the ftsY gene encoding signal recognition particle-docking protein FtsY, with protein sequence MFGFIRRKKSSDPQSSDQDQAEALQPVETQEAAPEAIQEAPPKPAPPPQNEVAPPAEPAAAAPREGLFARLRKGLSKTGRGLTGGVGSLFLGRKAIDDELLEDLETRLLTADVGIEATTRIIDDLTARVRRKQLGDAEALFAALHENMSDILRPVAMPLTVDAGKRPFVILMVGINGAGKTTTIGKLAKHLQSQGKSVLLAAGDTFRAAAVEQLQAWGERNSVQVIAQGSGADSASVIFDGLQAARARGVDVLIADTAGRLHTQTNLMDELRKVKRVMAKLDPEAPHEVMLVVDAGIGQNALVQAREFHAALGLTGITVTKLDGTAKGGILFAIAQQIGIPIRFIGVGEAVDDLRPFEAESFVSALLAEPAPEDA encoded by the coding sequence ATGTTCGGTTTCATCAGACGCAAAAAGTCGTCCGACCCGCAGTCATCCGACCAGGATCAAGCCGAGGCGTTGCAGCCTGTCGAAACGCAGGAGGCCGCTCCGGAAGCCATTCAGGAAGCGCCCCCGAAACCCGCTCCGCCCCCTCAGAACGAAGTCGCGCCCCCTGCCGAACCAGCCGCCGCAGCGCCGCGCGAGGGCCTGTTCGCACGCCTGCGCAAGGGCCTGTCCAAGACCGGGCGCGGCCTCACCGGCGGCGTCGGCTCGCTGTTCCTGGGCCGCAAGGCGATCGACGACGAGCTGCTGGAAGACCTGGAAACGCGCCTGCTGACGGCGGACGTCGGCATCGAGGCGACCACGCGCATCATCGACGATCTGACCGCCCGCGTGCGGCGCAAACAGCTCGGCGATGCCGAGGCGCTGTTCGCCGCGCTGCACGAGAACATGAGCGACATCCTGCGGCCGGTGGCCATGCCGCTGACCGTGGACGCCGGCAAGCGGCCGTTCGTGATCCTGATGGTCGGCATCAACGGCGCCGGCAAGACCACCACCATCGGCAAGCTCGCCAAGCATCTGCAGAGCCAGGGCAAATCGGTCCTGCTCGCCGCCGGCGACACCTTCCGCGCCGCGGCGGTCGAACAGCTGCAGGCCTGGGGCGAGCGCAACAGCGTGCAGGTGATCGCCCAGGGCAGCGGCGCGGACAGCGCCTCGGTGATCTTCGACGGCCTGCAGGCGGCGCGTGCGCGCGGCGTCGACGTGCTCATCGCGGACACCGCGGGACGCCTTCACACCCAGACCAATCTGATGGACGAGCTGCGCAAGGTGAAGCGCGTGATGGCCAAGCTCGACCCCGAGGCACCGCACGAGGTGATGCTGGTGGTCGACGCCGGCATCGGCCAGAACGCGCTGGTGCAGGCGCGCGAATTCCATGCCGCGCTGGGGCTGACCGGAATCACCGTGACCAAGCTCGACGGCACGGCCAAGGGCGGCATCCTGTTCGCCATCGCGCAGCAGATCGGCATTCCGATCCGCTTCATCGGCGTGGGCGAGGCGGTGGACGATCTGCGCCCCTTCGAGGCCGAGTCCTTCGTCTCGGCGCTGCTCGCGGAGCCCGCCCCGGAAGACGCATAG
- a CDS encoding heavy metal translocating P-type ATPase, with protein sequence MSAQVAYRDSATPAATDGTAVCYHCGLPVPAGTNHAVRVLGESRPMCCAGCAAVASAIVEGGLEDYYRYRTARPAGRAELVPAELEELALYDREAVQRSFVHRAGEEREASLVIEGIVCAACAWLSERHVRELPGVREFIVNYTTHRARLRWDAQQIKLSEILAAIEAIGYRAYPFDPERQERVQRNERAQMLKRIAVAGAGMMQVMMVAVGLYAGDHGGMGADTRSLLRWVSFAFATPVVLYAARPFFGAAGRDLRRRTLGMDVPVALAVAGAYAASVWATLSGTGEVYFDSITMFVFFLLVGRFLEMLARHRTGEQVEALVHQRPTVARRVEAAGECVVAALELVPGDRVRVRPGETIPADGVIEDGGSSVDESLLTGEPLPRRRGRGQRVVGGSINVESPLTVRVDAVGEDSVLASVIRLLDRAQAEKPRAAATADRVASWFVGGVLLTALAVYAFWYWYDPSRAFWVTLAVLVVTCPCALSLATPAAITAATGALGRLGLLATRGHALETLAQTRDMVFDKTGTLTYGRPELVSVSPAPGLDAEQCLRWAAALERESGHPVAQAFVACVETPPPADELHAEPGSGIAGRVDGRRLRIGRPAWVVPAGRPAVPGDVELRSEEDTVVWLGDESVVLAEFRLRDRLRPDVATAIDELRALGMRLRILSGDAPAAVAATGRAAGIEDAVGGLSPQGKLEAVRQLQHEGRVVSMVGDGVNDAPVLAGADVSVAMSGGTSLAQASADVVLLSDRLARLPQAIRVARRCRRIVRQNLAWAVAYNLIAVPLAATGWLTPWMAAIGMSASSLIVVMNALRLRDLPARDERDGGGDLR encoded by the coding sequence GTGAGCGCGCAAGTGGCCTATCGGGACAGTGCAACGCCCGCGGCGACGGACGGCACGGCCGTCTGTTACCACTGCGGCCTGCCGGTTCCTGCGGGCACGAACCATGCCGTCAGGGTGCTGGGAGAGTCGAGACCGATGTGCTGTGCCGGGTGCGCCGCCGTCGCCAGTGCCATCGTCGAAGGCGGGCTGGAGGATTACTACCGATATCGTACCGCCCGCCCTGCCGGTCGGGCGGAACTCGTCCCTGCCGAACTTGAGGAACTGGCGCTGTACGACCGCGAGGCGGTGCAGCGCAGCTTCGTGCATCGCGCGGGCGAGGAACGCGAAGCCTCTCTGGTGATCGAGGGCATCGTCTGCGCCGCCTGCGCATGGCTGAGCGAAAGGCATGTGCGCGAGCTGCCCGGCGTGCGCGAATTCATCGTGAACTACACCACGCATCGTGCGCGTCTGCGCTGGGATGCGCAGCAGATCAAGCTCAGCGAGATCCTGGCCGCCATCGAGGCGATCGGTTATCGCGCCTACCCCTTCGATCCCGAGCGTCAGGAACGCGTCCAGCGCAACGAGCGCGCGCAGATGCTCAAGCGCATCGCCGTGGCCGGCGCCGGCATGATGCAGGTGATGATGGTGGCCGTCGGCCTGTATGCGGGCGACCACGGCGGGATGGGCGCGGACACGCGCTCCCTGCTGCGCTGGGTCAGTTTCGCTTTTGCCACCCCGGTGGTGCTGTATGCCGCGCGGCCGTTTTTCGGCGCTGCTGGGCGTGATCTGCGCCGGCGCACGCTGGGCATGGACGTACCGGTGGCGCTGGCCGTCGCCGGGGCCTACGCGGCCAGCGTTTGGGCCACCCTGAGCGGCACCGGCGAGGTCTATTTCGATTCGATCACCATGTTCGTGTTCTTCCTGCTGGTCGGGCGTTTTCTGGAGATGCTGGCCCGGCATCGCACCGGCGAGCAGGTCGAGGCCCTGGTGCATCAACGGCCGACCGTCGCCCGCCGCGTGGAGGCTGCGGGGGAATGTGTGGTGGCGGCGCTGGAACTCGTTCCGGGTGACCGGGTGCGGGTGCGCCCGGGCGAGACCATCCCGGCCGACGGCGTGATCGAGGATGGCGGCAGCAGCGTCGACGAATCGCTGCTCACCGGCGAGCCCCTGCCGCGCCGACGCGGACGCGGCCAACGCGTCGTCGGCGGTTCCATCAACGTGGAAAGTCCGCTCACCGTGCGTGTAGACGCAGTCGGCGAAGACAGCGTGCTGGCTTCCGTGATCCGTTTGCTCGACCGGGCCCAGGCGGAAAAGCCGCGCGCGGCCGCAACGGCAGACCGGGTGGCGAGTTGGTTCGTCGGCGGCGTACTGCTGACGGCGCTGGCCGTCTACGCCTTCTGGTACTGGTATGACCCTTCGCGTGCCTTCTGGGTGACGCTGGCCGTGCTGGTGGTGACCTGTCCCTGCGCCCTGTCGCTGGCGACGCCGGCTGCGATCACTGCGGCAACCGGCGCGCTGGGTCGGTTGGGGCTGCTGGCCACCCGAGGCCACGCGCTGGAGACCCTGGCGCAGACGCGCGACATGGTTTTCGACAAGACCGGCACCCTGACCTATGGCAGACCCGAGCTGGTTTCGGTGAGCCCCGCGCCGGGTCTGGATGCCGAGCAGTGCCTGCGCTGGGCCGCGGCGCTGGAGCGCGAATCCGGTCACCCCGTGGCACAGGCCTTCGTCGCCTGCGTCGAGACGCCGCCGCCTGCGGACGAGCTGCACGCCGAGCCGGGCTCGGGCATCGCCGGCAGGGTCGACGGGCGACGCCTGCGCATCGGGCGTCCGGCATGGGTTGTGCCGGCAGGACGGCCGGCAGTGCCCGGCGATGTCGAACTGCGGTCGGAGGAGGATACGGTCGTCTGGCTGGGCGACGAGTCGGTCGTGCTGGCGGAGTTCCGCCTGCGCGACCGCCTGCGCCCGGACGTTGCCACGGCCATCGACGAACTGCGTGCCCTCGGGATGCGGTTGCGCATCCTGAGCGGCGACGCCCCCGCGGCCGTCGCTGCGACGGGACGCGCTGCCGGTATCGAAGATGCCGTCGGCGGGCTGTCGCCGCAGGGCAAGCTGGAGGCGGTCAGGCAACTGCAGCACGAAGGCCGGGTCGTGAGCATGGTCGGCGACGGGGTCAACGACGCCCCGGTACTGGCGGGTGCGGACGTGTCGGTCGCGATGTCAGGCGGAACCTCGCTGGCACAGGCCAGCGCCGACGTGGTGCTGCTCAGCGACCGGCTCGCGCGGCTGCCGCAGGCGATCCGGGTGGCCAGGCGCTGTCGGCGCATCGTGCGACAGAACCTGGCGTGGGCCGTGGCTTACAACCTGATCGCCGTGCCTCTGGCCGCCACCGGCTGGCTGACGCCGTGGATGGCGGCGATCGGCATGTCCGCGAGTTCGCTCATCGTGGTGATGAACGCCTTGCGCCTGCGCGATCTCCCAGCGCGCGACGAACGCGACGGTGGAGGCGACTTGCGATGA
- the ftsX gene encoding permease-like cell division protein FtsX codes for MIRQRPRRRPAKPAKQAPPKAAPRAAGESLPKPGAWALNHARAFFFSLGKLYRTPLASAMTVAVIGIALALPAGLYVVLSNLEQLAGGWDRGVQITLYLKSGTSDQAMTTLAEQLQSDPRIARVKTVTPAQGLAELSASAGFGDALQALPSNPLPAVVIVYPHLQGRQTAQIRNLREALAARPEVADAQLNLVWVERLYAVVTIAQRAVWVVGGMLGLAVLLVVGNTIRLDILNRSQEIEVAKLIGATNAFIRRPFLYGGFWLGLLGGLLALLLLTVALLLLAGPVNHLAGLYDSRYTLSGLDFDDALRLLGLSILFGLGGSWLAVGRHLRAIEPS; via the coding sequence ATGATCCGCCAGCGTCCGCGCCGACGCCCGGCCAAGCCCGCCAAGCAGGCTCCGCCCAAGGCGGCGCCTCGCGCCGCCGGCGAATCCCTGCCGAAACCCGGTGCCTGGGCGCTCAACCATGCGCGCGCCTTCTTCTTCAGTCTGGGCAAGCTCTATCGCACTCCGCTGGCCAGCGCCATGACCGTCGCCGTGATCGGCATCGCCCTCGCCCTGCCGGCCGGCCTTTATGTGGTGCTGTCGAACCTCGAACAGCTGGCGGGCGGCTGGGATCGCGGCGTGCAGATCACGCTTTATCTCAAATCCGGCACCTCGGATCAGGCCATGACCACATTGGCGGAGCAGCTGCAGAGCGACCCGCGCATCGCGCGGGTGAAGACGGTCACCCCGGCGCAAGGCCTGGCGGAGCTGTCCGCGTCTGCCGGCTTCGGCGATGCCCTGCAGGCGCTGCCCAGCAACCCGCTGCCGGCGGTCGTCATCGTCTACCCGCACCTGCAGGGGCGCCAGACCGCGCAGATCCGCAACCTGCGCGAGGCGTTGGCTGCGCGCCCCGAGGTGGCCGACGCACAACTGAACCTGGTCTGGGTGGAGCGTCTCTATGCCGTCGTTACCATCGCCCAGCGCGCGGTGTGGGTGGTCGGCGGCATGCTGGGGCTCGCGGTATTGCTGGTGGTCGGCAACACCATCCGGCTCGACATCCTCAACCGAAGTCAGGAGATCGAGGTCGCCAAGCTCATCGGCGCCACCAACGCCTTCATCCGCCGGCCGTTTCTCTACGGAGGCTTCTGGCTGGGCCTGCTCGGCGGGCTGCTCGCCCTGCTGCTGCTGACCGTCGCACTGCTCCTGCTTGCAGGACCGGTGAACCACCTCGCCGGGCTCTACGACAGCCGCTACACCCTCTCCGGTCTGGATTTCGACGATGCCCTGCGCCTGCTCGGGTTGAGCATCCTGTTCGGCCTGGGCGGATCGTGGCTGGCCGTGGGCCGCCACCTGCGCGCCATCGAACCGAGCTAG